The Halobacterium hubeiense genome contains the following window.
CGCGCCCTCGCTGCCGTCCGTCGGCACGAGTATGGTCGAATACACTCGCGGCTAGTCGGCGGCGTCGAAGAAAGGTACTTCGGCGGCGTCAGCGGCCCGTAGAAAACGAGTTAGTGCTGGTGGCCGGTCGCTTCCGCGTACGTCTGCCCGAAGCGCTCCTCGAACTGGTCGAGGGTGGCCTGCTCGACGTCCTGCAGTTCCTCGGTGGGCTCGCCCTCGCTGTGGTGGACGAGCGCGTGGGCGCGCTGTGCGAACGCCATCAGCGCGATGTCGCCGACGACCTGCGCTTCGCTGTCGTCGTCCTCCTCGCTGAAGATCTCCACGAGTCGCGCGGGAATCGTGACCTCGTCGGTGTCGCCGTCCGGGTCCTCGATGGTGAACGTGGCTTCGTCCATGCCCGCACGGACGGGACCGCGACTCAAATGCGTGTGGTTACGGGAGCGGGGTGCTGGCTCAGTCGTCGGCGGGCGCGGCCTCGGTCCCTTCCGCGGCGCTCGCGCTCACTTCACTTTCGAGGTACTCGTCGGCGTCCAACGCGGCCTTACAGCCCATGCCCGCGGCGGTGACCGCCTGCTGGTAGTGGTAGTCCACGACGTCGCCCGCGCCGAAGATGCCCTCGACGTCGGTGAGCGTCTGCCCGCCGCCCTTGCCGCCGTGGGTGACGATGTAGCCCTCGTCGTCGAGTTCGACGCCGGTGTCTTCGAGGTACTCCGTGTTCGGCGTGTGGCCGATGGCGACGAAGAACGCGCCCACCGACAGCGAGAACTGCTCGGTCTCCTTGTCGTCGAGCTTCGCGGTCGGGTGGCCCTCGGGGTGGCGCACGAGCGTCACGTCCTCGACGCCGTCCTCGGGCGTGCCGTTGACCTCGACGGCTTCCGTGTTCCACAGGACCTCCATGTCGCCGTCCTCGACGTGTTCGTCGATGCGCTCCTGCCAGTAGTCCTCCGCGCGGAGTTCGTCGCGGCGGTGGACCAGATAGACGGTGTCCGCGAACTTCGTGAGGAACGACGCCTCCTCGGCGGCCGCGTCGCCGCCGCCGACGACGACCATGTCCTCGCCCTTGAAGAACGCGCCGTCGCAGGTCGCGCACGTCGAGACGCCGTAGCCCATCAGCTCGTCCTCGCCGGGGATGCCGAGCGTGCGCGCGCTCGCGCCGGACGCCGCGATGACGGCGTCGGCGGTGTAGACGTCGCCGTTCGACAGCTCCACGCGGAACGGCCGCTGGGAGTCATCGACGCTCTCGACGACGCCGTGTTCGAGCTCCGAGCCGAAGCGCTTGGCCTGCTCTTTCATGTTGTTGATGAGGTCCGGCCCCGAGATGCCCTCCGGGAACCCCGGGTAGTTCTCGACCTCGGTAGTGAGCGTGAGCTGGCCGCCGGGCTCGTCGCCCTCGAACAGCAGTGGGTCGTTGTTCGAGCGCGCCGCGTAGATGGCCGCAGTCAGCGCCGCGATGCCCGTCCCGGTGATGATGAGCTTCCGGTGCTCGACCACGTCGTCAGCGCTGTCGTCGGCGATGCCGAGCTTCTCGTCGAGTTCGCCGCTCTGGTCGAGTTCGTGGGTGTCGTCCCAGCCGCCGATGAGTTCGTCGTCGATGAACACCTCGGGTGCGGTTTCGCGGCCGTTCGCGCGCTCTTTCATCTCCGCGAACAGCTCCTCGTCGCCCGTGACGTTGTACGTCACGTAGTCGACGCCCTTCTCGTCGAAGAGGTCTTTCGCCTTCTCGCAGTACGGGCAGTCCGTCTTCGTGTAGATTTCCACTCGGGGCTCGTCAGTCATACCTACTAGTCGGTGACCGCGGTGTTTGTACGTTGTGTTGGCCGGGAAGCTGGCCGGTGCTTCAAACGCGCGTTTGTCGCGTCCGAAGCTACACGTGCCGGGTCGCCCAACGGCGACCCATGGACGCGTCACGTCGGAACCTCGCGCTCGCCGCAGTCGGCGGTGCGCTCTGGGCGGTCGTCCCGCCGCTGGACGGTACGGTGGCGTGGGTCTGGTCGGTCGCGCCGGTCGCCCCGGTGCTCGTCGCGTTCGGCGTCCTCGAGTGCTGGCGCCGCTACCGCGCGGACTGGGGGCGGGTCGGGCGAGCGGGCGCGGCGCTCTCGTGGATGGGACTCGCGCTCCTGACGGTCGCTGCACTCCTCCAGCAGGCGCTGGCGGGCCTCGTCGCGGTGTTCGCGGTGGCGCCCGTCGCGGTCAGCGGCGCGCTCGCGCTCTGGGCCGGGGCGGCGTTTCTCGCCGTCGTCCTCCGCCGCGCGGGCGTCGTGGACCGCGTCGGTGCGGCAGCGTTCGTTCTCGCGCTCCCGGCGAGCGCCGTCCTGAACGCCGTCCTCGGGCCGGCCGCGCTCGGTCTCGCGCCGGTGTCGCTCCCCGTCGGCCTCGGCCTCTACGGCGTCGCGTGGGTCGCGCTCCCCGTTCGCCTCTCGCGGACGAGTGAGTCGGCGGCTCGCGCCCCACCGTCCACCGCGGCGGCGAGCAGCGAGTCGGTCCTCGAGAGCCCGGAGCGCGTCGTCGCCGCTGCCGTCGGCCTCGCTGTCGGAGTGCTGACCGCGGCCGGCGTCGTCCCGTTCGGCGTCCCGGGCGGAACCCCGCTCACCGGAGAGACAGCGGTCCTCGACGCGATTCACGCGACCCTCGGCGTCGCGGGCGTCCTCGCCGCCGTCGCCGGGGCCCGGTACGCATCCTGGTACGACCGCCTCGGCGGTGTGGCGTTCCTCGCGCTCGCCGCGCTCCCCTTCTTCCCCGGCCAGACGCCGTTCGGACTGGCCTTCGTCGACCTCGTCGTCTACGTCCCGGCTGCCGTGGTGACCCTCGGCGTCGCGGCCGCCGCGGCAGGCGGCGACTCACCGCTCCAGCTGTCGGGCGTGGACGACGGCGTACGCGACGGCGGCGAGGACGCCGACGGTGAAAACGGCCGCGCCGACCGGGAGCACTGAGACGCCGTACCCGCCGAGGTGCTCCCCGCCGACGAACTCCGGGGCGGGCGCGAGCACTCGCTGCGCGACCACGCCGGCGACCGCGAACGCGGCGACGGCGCCCAGCGCACGCTCCAGCACGCGTTCCAGTTCGTCGCGGTCCGCGTCACCCGAGACGATGACCAGCGGGTCGCCCGCGGGTGCGTAGACGGCGGTCTCGCAGCCGGTCTCGTCGTCCACCGCGTCCACCGACGTTACCACGTCCGCAGCTTCGAGGTTGTCGAGGTGGTAGTGGACGTTCTGCGGACTGGTGTCGGTCACCTCGGCCAGCGTCGCCGCCGTCGTCGGCGACTCGCGGAGCCGGTCGAGGATGGCCCGCGCCGTTTCGGAGGACAGCGCGTCCACGGCCGCGCCGTCGTCTGCGCTCAGGTCGACGACGCGCGGCCCCGCGTCGGCGTGGGCGTCCTGCGGCGGAAACATTCACGCACAACCACGACAGCCCGAGACGTAACTCTGTCGCCCGCGACGGCGCACCCAAGCGCTTACGCCCCGCGTCGCCCCACACTCGGGTATGGCCGCCGACCTCCACGAGAAGATGGACCGCTACGAGGGCCTGCTGGCCGAAGCGCTCGACGAGGCCGAGGCCGTACCACCCGCTGACACGCCGCTGGGCGAGGCCGCCGCCGAGTGCGAGGAGATGGCGCAGTCGTATCTGGACGACGGCCGCCACTTCCGCGAGCACGACGACCCCGTGAACGCGCTCGCGGCGTTCTCCTACGGGCACGCGTGGCTGGACGCCGGCGCTCGCATCGGGCTCTTCGACGTGCCCGAGACTGGCCACCTGTTCACCGTCTGAGCCGGGAGCCGGCACGTCACGCGGTCTCGGGTAGTTTTACGGTACTGCGCCGCCTCGGCGTAGCCGATGGAGGCCGCGCTCTGGTACGTGTTGACGGGGACGCGCGGCGGCCCGAACCGCGTCCGCCTGCTGCGGGCGCTCGCCGACCGGCCGCGAAACGCGAACCAGCTCGCGGAGGACCTGGACCTGGACTACAAGACGGTCCGCCACCACCTCGACGTGCTCGTCGAGAACGACATCGTGCAGTCCAGCGGCGACGACTACGGCGCGGTGTACCTGCCGACCGACGCGGCCCGCGACAACTGGGACACCATCGAGGAAATCATCGAGGAGGTCGAATGATGCACGATCCTAGGGGAATACCGGCCGAATTTGGGAAAGCGTATAACTACCGGTCTTGCCAACGGTGGTGTAGATGACCGTCTGGGCGGACGTGACGCGGGCGGCGATGGCACTCAACGTCGTCGCGCTGCTCGCGCTCTGCGGCGTGTGGGCCCGCAACTACCGGCAGATACAGTCGAAACACGCGCTCGGCCTACTGGTGTTCGGCCTGCTGTTGCTCGGGGAGAACGCCCTCGGGCTCTACTACTTCGTGATGCACGCCAAACTGACGGCGTGGTTCAGCGGCCTCCCCTCGATTTCCGCGACCGCGATGATGGCGCTGCGGCTGCTGGAGACCGCCGCCATCGCGTTCCTGCTGTGGGTCACCTGGGACTGACGCCGGCCCGACGCACCGCCCGGGACGGCCACCAGTCATTTTTCGGCTGCGGGGGAACCCCTACACGTTCATGAAACACGACGAGTTCGTCGGCGCGGTCCAGCACCGCGCCGAACTGGCCTCCCGCGGCGAAGCCATCCGAGCCACGCGCGCGGTCCTCACCACGCTCGGCGAGCGACTCCAGCCGGGCGAAGCGTCCGACCTCGCGGGCCCGCTCCCGATGGAAATCGACGTCTTCCTCCACCAGGCGGATTCCGGGCAGCTATTCGACTACGACGACTTCGTCCAGCGGGTCTCCGAGCGCGCGAGCGCCGACTACGCCGACGCCGCCTACTACGCGCAGGTCGTGCTGGACGTCGTCGACGAGTCCGTGCCCGAGAGCGAACTGCAGGACGTCACCGCCCAGCTCCCCGGCGACTACGACGACCTCTTCGAGTTAGTCGGCTCCGACGACTACTACTGACCGAAACCGGGCCTCAAGCTTTTTCCCGGCAGCCGTTCGACTGGGGAGCATGGCGCACGAGGCGTACGTGCAGTTGGTCTGTCCTGAATGTCAAAAGCAGTGGGAGAGCACGCCGAGCGAGCTGCCCACCCACGACGAGAACTTCAGCTGTCCGAACTGTCACGCGACGCGGCGGACGGCGGAGTTCATGCGAACCGACCGCGACCTCGAGAACCTCAAGCGGCTCCAGTAGTTAGACGACCGACCGCGCGCCACACGCCTCGCAGTGGAGGCGCTCGGTGTCGTCCTCGACTTCGAGATTCGTGTCCGGCAGCCCGCACTCGGGGCACGTGACGTACGTCTCGACGTACTCGTCGAGGACGTCCTCGACGCGGCGCTGGCGGAACTCGCCGGTGAACCGGGCGCGCCCGTTCTCGTCGATCTGCGCGCTGGTCCCGAGCTCGTTCTGGATGAACTTCAGCACGTGGTCCTGCTCGCGGCCGAGGCGGTCAAGCGTGTCCTGGAAGTTCTCGTACACCGTGACGTTGCCTTCCTCGCGGACGTTCGGCTCCGGAACCTCGAACCGGCTCTCGCTGCCCGCGACGTCGGGCTTCTGCTGCATCGCGCGGTCGAGTTGCTCCTCGTAGTCCATACCCCGACGAAGGACCGGGCCGCACAAAAGCCTTTCAAAAGCCCGGGTCGCCCCGTATTTGGCCGGTTCTCGGGAGCGCCGTGGTAACACCTCTCAGGATAATACTATAACCCCGTGACCGTTAGAATTGGCTGCCATGAAGAAGCAGGAGCTCATCCACCTCCACGGCCTCCTCGCAGAGGTCGGGAACTACTACGAGGAGTGCGAGGCAGACGAAATTTCTCTTGACGAGTACGAGGAACTCGGCGTACGACCGACATCCATTCACAAATCGAAGACCGACCACAAAGCGGCTGTTTTCGCGCTCGCGGGCGGCATCACTTCGGCGATGGAAGAACCCGAAGAACAGGAAGCCGTCCCCGCTCAGGCCGACTAACGTAGCGACACGCGACGCCTCCCTGCGCACCCAACTCGCCAGCGACAGCGTTACGCTCCGTCCGCGCGCTCTGACTCCCCGCTCTCCGCGTCCTCCTCGCTGGCTTCCTCCTCGACGGACAGCACCTCCAGCGGGATGTTCTCCAGCCGCTGGCCGATTTCCTTGCGCGCGATGCGGGAGGCGTGCTCGGCGCGCTCGACGTTGAACACGCTCATCTCCAGTTCGAGCGCGACGAGGCTCTCGTCGGCCGCGACGAACGCGGGGTCGAGTTCGTCCCCGCAGTGCGGGCAGGACCGCTCGCCCATGCTGATTTCGACGTAGTTGAGGTCGGGGTTCAGCAGCTCGCCGGTCTTCGAGATGGCGATGCGAACCGCCTCGTCGGGGGTCTCGACGTCGTAAACGGGGACCGCGGCCTCGACGACCACCCTACAGTCCATGGCTACGTGGAACGTTCACACGCAATGTAGAAGAAGGTTGGCCCGGAACCGAACCCGTCTTCCCCGAGCGCCGCCAAGCCCGCCCGAGATGGAGCGCGGCGCCATTCCGACCGACGAGATTGCGGGCGCGGTCGACGTGCAGGCCACCCTCGAGAGCGGACAGACGTACCTCTGGTGGCGGCCCGACGGCACCACGTACGAGACCGACGGCGCCTCCGGCGGGCGCGCGTGGTACCGCACCGTCGTCGACGGCGACGTCGTGGAAGTCCGACAGACCGACGCCGCAGTCGAGTGGCAGTCCACGACCGACGCCGACCCGCTGGTCCGCGAACTGCTCGGCCTGAACGACGACCTCCACGAGATTCGCGCCGCCGCCACCGACGACGACCTCACGACCGCCGCGTGGGACGCCTACGACGGCCTCCGCATCGTCCGCGACCCGTTCTTCGGCTGTCTCGTCTCCTTTATCTGCTCGGCGCAGATGCGCGTCGAACGCATCTTCGCGATGCAGGAGTCGCTGCGCGAGCACTACGGCGAGCCGATCGAGTACGACGGCGAGACCGTCCACGCGTTCCCCGAGCCCGAGGCGCTGGCGGCCGCCACCGAGGAGGACCTCCGCGACCTGAAACTCGGCTACCGCGCGCCGTACGTCCAGCGCACCGCCGAGATGGTCGCTACCGGGGAACTCACCCGCCAGGACGTGGAGGGCCGCGCGTACGAACTCGCGCGTGAGACGCTCACCGACTTCGTGGGCGTCGGCGACAAGGTCGCTGACTGCGTGCTGTTGTTCTCGCTGGGCTACCTCGAAGCGGTTCCGCTGGACACGTGGATTCGCTCCGCCATCGAGGACCACTACCCGGACTGCGACTGCGGCAACTACGCCGACACCTCCCGCGCGATTCGGGAGCAGCTCGGCCCGTACGCCGGCTACACGCAGACCTATTTGTTCCACTACCTCCGGTCGGGCGGCGACGAGTAGCGCGTAGATTTTTGTCGGACGCGGCCGCACGCAACCGCATGAGCGACCGGACTCGCGCACGCGTGCTGGTCTCCGGGAAGGTACAGGGCGTCTACTTCCGCGCGAACACGCGCGAGCAGGCCCGCGAGCGCGGCCTCGACGGCTGGGTGCGGAACCTCCGGGACGGCCGCGTCGAAGCCGTCTTCGAGGGGCCCGAGGACGACGTCGAGGCGCTGGTGGAGTGGTGCCAC
Protein-coding sequences here:
- a CDS encoding DUF7545 family protein; its protein translation is MDEATFTIEDPDGDTDEVTIPARLVEIFSEEDDDSEAQVVGDIALMAFAQRAHALVHHSEGEPTEELQDVEQATLDQFEERFGQTYAEATGHQH
- a CDS encoding FAD-dependent oxidoreductase: MTDEPRVEIYTKTDCPYCEKAKDLFDEKGVDYVTYNVTGDEELFAEMKERANGRETAPEVFIDDELIGGWDDTHELDQSGELDEKLGIADDSADDVVEHRKLIITGTGIAALTAAIYAARSNNDPLLFEGDEPGGQLTLTTEVENYPGFPEGISGPDLINNMKEQAKRFGSELEHGVVESVDDSQRPFRVELSNGDVYTADAVIAASGASARTLGIPGEDELMGYGVSTCATCDGAFFKGEDMVVVGGGDAAAEEASFLTKFADTVYLVHRRDELRAEDYWQERIDEHVEDGDMEVLWNTEAVEVNGTPEDGVEDVTLVRHPEGHPTAKLDDKETEQFSLSVGAFFVAIGHTPNTEYLEDTGVELDDEGYIVTHGGKGGGQTLTDVEGIFGAGDVVDYHYQQAVTAAGMGCKAALDADEYLESEVSASAAEGTEAAPADD
- a CDS encoding ArsR/SmtB family transcription factor; protein product: MFPPQDAHADAGPRVVDLSADDGAAVDALSSETARAILDRLRESPTTAATLAEVTDTSPQNVHYHLDNLEAADVVTSVDAVDDETGCETAVYAPAGDPLVIVSGDADRDELERVLERALGAVAAFAVAGVVAQRVLAPAPEFVGGEHLGGYGVSVLPVGAAVFTVGVLAAVAYAVVHARQLER
- a CDS encoding DUF357 domain-containing protein is translated as MAADLHEKMDRYEGLLAEALDEAEAVPPADTPLGEAAAECEEMAQSYLDDGRHFREHDDPVNALAAFSYGHAWLDAGARIGLFDVPETGHLFTV
- a CDS encoding ArsR/SmtB family transcription factor, coding for MEAALWYVLTGTRGGPNRVRLLRALADRPRNANQLAEDLDLDYKTVRHHLDVLVENDIVQSSGDDYGAVYLPTDAARDNWDTIEEIIEEVE
- a CDS encoding DUF2267 domain-containing protein → MKHDEFVGAVQHRAELASRGEAIRATRAVLTTLGERLQPGEASDLAGPLPMEIDVFLHQADSGQLFDYDDFVQRVSERASADYADAAYYAQVVLDVVDESVPESELQDVTAQLPGDYDDLFELVGSDDYY
- a CDS encoding DUF7836 family putative zinc-binding protein: MAHEAYVQLVCPECQKQWESTPSELPTHDENFSCPNCHATRRTAEFMRTDRDLENLKRLQ
- a CDS encoding translation initiation factor IF-2 subunit beta; this translates as MDYEEQLDRAMQQKPDVAGSESRFEVPEPNVREEGNVTVYENFQDTLDRLGREQDHVLKFIQNELGTSAQIDENGRARFTGEFRQRRVEDVLDEYVETYVTCPECGLPDTNLEVEDDTERLHCEACGARSVV
- a CDS encoding UPF0058 family protein → MKKQELIHLHGLLAEVGNYYEECEADEISLDEYEELGVRPTSIHKSKTDHKAAVFALAGGITSAMEEPEEQEAVPAQAD
- a CDS encoding DUF555 domain-containing protein, with amino-acid sequence MDCRVVVEAAVPVYDVETPDEAVRIAISKTGELLNPDLNYVEISMGERSCPHCGDELDPAFVAADESLVALELEMSVFNVERAEHASRIARKEIGQRLENIPLEVLSVEEEASEEDAESGESERADGA
- a CDS encoding DNA-3-methyladenine glycosylase family protein, which translates into the protein MERGAIPTDEIAGAVDVQATLESGQTYLWWRPDGTTYETDGASGGRAWYRTVVDGDVVEVRQTDAAVEWQSTTDADPLVRELLGLNDDLHEIRAAATDDDLTTAAWDAYDGLRIVRDPFFGCLVSFICSAQMRVERIFAMQESLREHYGEPIEYDGETVHAFPEPEALAAATEEDLRDLKLGYRAPYVQRTAEMVATGELTRQDVEGRAYELARETLTDFVGVGDKVADCVLLFSLGYLEAVPLDTWIRSAIEDHYPDCDCGNYADTSRAIREQLGPYAGYTQTYLFHYLRSGGDE
- a CDS encoding acylphosphatase; the protein is MSDRTRARVLVSGKVQGVYFRANTREQARERGLDGWVRNLRDGRVEAVFEGPEDDVEALVEWCHEGSPAANVEGVEAEYGDPEGVDGFEIRR